The following proteins come from a genomic window of Paenibacillus spongiae:
- a CDS encoding alkaline phosphatase family protein translates to MRRISVTWILILLLLVMNSACSRNETKPKEQDLNALKSKSETRLGTPAKKVILIVADSLMSRSVEKGAADNKLPAFQFLMKHGRYYNDVVSSFPTMSVTIDSTLLTGEYPDGHHVPGLTWYSAQERKVVNYGTGPTEILRQGMNQVLANALIHLNSSHLNPNTPTIYEQLAKRGRTTGSINGLIYRGNADHTLSIPKWLDWPSSLPAEIKVKGPDFMAFGALSNPMTDRLQLPVGPTQKLGFNDDYAVKVLNELIRSDSLPDFMYVYLPDLDQKLHRNGPDEFEGVVKTDRQLQSILQAFGSPEEALKKAVIIIVGDSGVSQILPSRDNPVVDLPKLLQNYEVLRTGETVTEQTDIVLAVNETMSYVYKLHTEDRFEAIADVLKTEPRLDLIAWKEGEWVKVVQAGTSKELKFSAAGPIKDRYRQSWTVEGDHQVLDLRVDTAAHRVDYDRYPDGLRRLWGALHSHKSDYLVVTVKPGYEMTDLSSPNHKGGGGHGSLERTESLVPLLIAGTDRQPAYLRLKDLQPYLIRLLSER, encoded by the coding sequence AACGCCTTGAAATCGAAATCGGAAACGAGGCTTGGAACGCCTGCGAAGAAGGTGATTCTTATTGTCGCGGATTCCTTAATGAGCCGCTCGGTTGAGAAAGGCGCTGCGGACAATAAGCTCCCCGCGTTTCAGTTTCTGATGAAGCACGGCCGTTATTACAACGATGTTGTGAGCTCCTTCCCGACCATGTCGGTCACGATTGACAGCACCCTGCTTACCGGCGAATACCCGGACGGCCATCATGTTCCGGGTCTAACCTGGTATTCCGCCCAAGAACGCAAGGTCGTCAATTACGGGACCGGCCCGACCGAAATCCTTCGTCAAGGGATGAATCAGGTGCTGGCTAATGCACTCATCCATCTGAACAGTTCCCACTTGAATCCGAATACACCGACGATATACGAACAATTAGCCAAGCGAGGGAGAACGACGGGTTCGATCAATGGTCTAATCTATAGAGGGAATGCGGATCACACGCTATCGATACCTAAGTGGCTTGATTGGCCTTCTTCGCTGCCCGCCGAAATAAAAGTGAAGGGGCCAGATTTTATGGCATTCGGCGCCCTTTCCAATCCGATGACGGACCGGCTTCAGCTGCCGGTCGGTCCGACACAGAAACTGGGCTTCAACGATGACTATGCGGTGAAGGTCTTGAATGAATTAATCAGGAGCGATTCATTGCCTGATTTCATGTATGTGTATTTACCGGATCTCGATCAGAAGCTGCACCGCAACGGCCCTGATGAATTTGAGGGGGTCGTCAAGACCGACCGGCAGCTGCAGTCCATTCTGCAGGCATTCGGCTCTCCTGAGGAAGCGCTAAAGAAGGCCGTTATTATCATTGTCGGGGACAGCGGCGTCAGTCAGATTCTGCCCTCGCGCGACAATCCCGTCGTCGATTTGCCCAAGCTGCTGCAGAATTATGAGGTGCTGCGAACCGGTGAGACAGTCACGGAACAGACGGATATCGTGCTGGCCGTCAATGAAACGATGAGCTACGTGTACAAGCTGCATACAGAGGATCGATTTGAGGCCATTGCGGATGTGCTTAAGACAGAGCCTAGACTGGATCTGATCGCATGGAAGGAGGGCGAATGGGTGAAGGTGGTTCAGGCCGGTACGTCCAAGGAATTGAAGTTTAGCGCTGCCGGCCCGATCAAGGATCGATATCGACAATCGTGGACCGTAGAAGGCGATCATCAAGTATTGGATCTGCGAGTCGATACGGCTGCCCACAGGGTAGATTATGACCGGTATCCGGATGGGCTTCGCCGTCTGTGGGGCGCCCTTCATTCCCACAAATCCGATTACCTGGTCGTTACGGTCAAGCCAGGCTACGAAATGACCGACCTTAGCTCGCCCAACCATAAGGGCGGCGGCGGGCATGGCTCTCTTGAACGAACGGAGTCGCTGGTTCCGCTGCTCATTGCCGGCACGGACAGACAACCGGCCTACTTGCGACTGAAGGACTTGCAGCCCTATCTGATCAGGCTGCTGTCGGAACGTTGA
- a CDS encoding zinc ribbon domain-containing protein produces the protein MGIFDKIKQGATKAADMAQQTVEVTRLNSQISTKRKEIDRCLTQMGQFVFDAYRNTDLAAAEPQIDSISQEILHLQREIISLEMKISEIKNEKHCPGCSNTVPYASKFCNGCGHRFEEHEHLQMTEPEAAPETETEQESKVCVVCRAEMESDSRFCMACGSAQGDRTKP, from the coding sequence ATGGGCATTTTTGACAAAATTAAACAAGGGGCTACAAAAGCCGCCGATATGGCCCAGCAAACCGTCGAGGTAACTCGTCTTAACAGTCAAATATCTACAAAGCGCAAAGAGATCGACAGATGTCTGACACAGATGGGACAGTTCGTTTTCGACGCGTACCGGAATACCGATCTGGCTGCTGCAGAGCCGCAGATCGACAGCATAAGCCAAGAGATTCTGCATCTCCAGAGGGAGATCATTTCCCTGGAAATGAAGATTAGCGAAATTAAGAACGAGAAGCATTGCCCGGGCTGCAGCAATACAGTCCCCTATGCGTCCAAGTTTTGTAACGGCTGCGGACATCGTTTCGAAGAGCATGAACATCTGCAAATGACCGAACCAGAGGCCGCCCCGGAAACCGAAACTGAGCAGGAGAGCAAAGTGTGCGTAGTCTGCCGCGCGGAGATGGAGAGCGACTCCCGCTTCTGTATGGCATGCGGATCCGCTCAGGGAGACCGTACGAAGCCGTGA
- a CDS encoding YdeI/OmpD-associated family protein, protein MTLMWNKQSVHPIFFANPAEFREWLEKHHQEADDCWVGYYKKGTGRPSMTWPESVDEALCLGWIDGIRKGIDAYSYTIRFTSRKPSSIWSAVNIQRVAELEAEGRMRPEGMRAFEQRKAEKSAIYSHEQKNDVQLSDSEEEQFRANEKAWRFFQSMPASYRKAAIWLIVSAKREETRRKRLAELIEDSANERKIKSQTWSKKPE, encoded by the coding sequence ATGACGCTAATGTGGAACAAACAGTCCGTGCATCCGATATTTTTCGCGAATCCGGCGGAATTCCGGGAATGGCTGGAGAAGCATCATCAGGAGGCGGACGATTGCTGGGTGGGCTATTATAAGAAGGGCACTGGCCGACCCAGCATGACCTGGCCGGAATCCGTCGACGAGGCGCTATGTCTCGGCTGGATTGATGGCATACGCAAAGGGATCGACGCATATAGTTACACGATTCGGTTTACGTCCCGCAAACCGAGCAGCATCTGGAGCGCGGTCAATATTCAGCGCGTAGCGGAGCTGGAGGCGGAAGGGCGGATGCGCCCGGAAGGCATGCGCGCGTTCGAGCAGCGCAAGGCAGAGAAGTCGGCGATTTATTCCCACGAGCAGAAGAATGACGTGCAATTATCGGATTCGGAGGAAGAACAGTTTCGGGCGAACGAGAAAGCGTGGAGATTCTTTCAGTCTATGCCGGCTTCGTACCGGAAGGCGGCGATCTGGCTCATCGTCAGTGCCAAGAGGGAAGAGACGCGGCGCAAACGGCTGGCTGAGCTTATCGAGGACTCTGCGAATGAGCGGAAGATCAAGAGCCAGACATGGTCGAAGAAGCCGGAGTGA
- a CDS encoding ABC transporter substrate-binding protein: MKQLIRTFSIVFLVAFALMYLTSYLNKSQGYSGGNTLTIYNWGDYIDPELIEQFEEESGMKVIYQTFDSNEAMMTKIAQGGTTFDVSVPSEYAISKMKEEDLLLPIDHAKLPNLKHIDDRFLDLSFDPDNRYSIPYFWGTVGIVFNPELLDGWQLTSWNDLWDPRLRNQILLVDGAREVMGFGLNSLHYSLNDTNEEHLQEAKRKLGELTPNVKAIVGDEIKMLLAGEEAAVGVVWSGDASEIMDENDKLDYVVPEEGSNLWFDNMVIPKTARNIDGAHAFINFMLDPEHAAQNAEYVGYSTPNKDALALLPEEISGDTRFYPEDAVTEKLEVYDNLGKRMLSHYNELFLEFKMHKK, from the coding sequence GTGAAACAGCTCATCCGGACATTTTCCATCGTCTTCCTGGTCGCATTCGCCCTCATGTACCTGACCTCGTACTTGAATAAATCGCAAGGGTATTCGGGCGGCAATACGTTGACCATCTACAACTGGGGGGATTATATCGATCCCGAGCTTATCGAGCAGTTCGAGGAAGAGAGCGGCATGAAGGTGATCTATCAGACCTTCGATTCCAACGAAGCGATGATGACCAAGATCGCCCAGGGGGGCACGACCTTCGACGTCAGCGTCCCCTCGGAATACGCCATCAGCAAAATGAAAGAGGAAGATCTGCTGCTGCCGATCGATCACGCTAAGCTGCCGAACTTGAAGCATATCGACGATCGCTTCCTGGATCTGTCGTTCGATCCGGACAACCGGTACTCGATCCCTTACTTCTGGGGGACGGTCGGCATCGTATTTAATCCGGAGCTGCTGGACGGCTGGCAGCTTACGAGCTGGAACGATCTGTGGGACCCGCGGCTGCGAAACCAAATTCTGCTTGTGGACGGGGCGCGCGAGGTGATGGGCTTCGGTCTGAACAGCCTGCATTATTCGCTGAACGATACGAATGAGGAGCATCTGCAGGAGGCGAAGCGGAAGCTTGGCGAGCTGACGCCGAACGTCAAGGCGATCGTCGGCGACGAAATCAAGATGCTGCTCGCAGGCGAAGAGGCTGCTGTAGGCGTCGTCTGGTCCGGGGACGCCTCGGAAATCATGGATGAGAACGACAAGCTCGACTATGTCGTGCCGGAAGAAGGCTCGAACCTATGGTTCGACAATATGGTCATTCCGAAGACGGCGCGCAATATCGACGGCGCCCATGCGTTCATCAATTTCATGCTCGATCCCGAGCATGCGGCGCAGAATGCCGAATATGTCGGCTACTCGACGCCAAATAAGGATGCGCTGGCGCTGCTGCCGGAGGAGATCTCCGGCGATACGCGATTCTATCCGGAGGACGCCGTTACCGAGAAGCTTGAAGTGTATGACAACCTTGGCAAGCGGATGCTCTCGCATTACAATGAGCTGTTCCTTGAATTCAAGATGCACAAGAAGTAA
- a CDS encoding ABC transporter permease, translating to MNKTLKWSNIYLVVVFAILYAPIVYLMVYSFNSGGTMHSFEGFTLEWYSEVFSDTRLLIIVLNTFVIALLSAAISTILGVIGALAIRHVRRRHSRNALMSFNNVLIVSPDVIIGASFLILFTMIGIRLGFTSVLLSHIAFSVPIVVLMVLPKLQEMSPSLIDAARDLGASSFDVLTKVVLPFIKPGIFAGFFMALTYSLDDFAVTFFVTGNGFSTLSVEIYSRARQGVSLSINALSTLLFLFTIVLVIGYYFINRRNSRPAAKEGGR from the coding sequence ATGAATAAGACATTAAAATGGTCCAATATATACCTCGTCGTTGTCTTCGCCATTCTCTATGCGCCTATTGTTTATCTCATGGTGTATTCCTTCAACAGCGGCGGAACGATGCACAGCTTCGAAGGTTTTACGCTGGAATGGTACAGCGAGGTTTTCTCGGATACGCGGCTTCTGATCATCGTACTGAACACATTCGTTATCGCCCTGCTGTCCGCGGCTATCTCGACGATTCTCGGCGTAATCGGCGCGCTGGCGATCCGGCATGTGCGCAGGAGACATTCACGCAACGCGCTGATGTCCTTCAATAATGTCCTTATCGTCAGTCCTGACGTAATTATCGGGGCGTCTTTCCTTATTCTGTTTACGATGATCGGCATCCGGCTCGGCTTTACCTCCGTGCTGCTCTCGCATATCGCCTTCAGCGTGCCGATCGTCGTTCTGATGGTGCTGCCGAAGCTGCAGGAGATGAGCCCTTCGCTGATCGATGCTGCGCGGGATCTTGGCGCCAGCAGCTTCGATGTGCTGACGAAGGTCGTGCTGCCCTTCATTAAGCCGGGCATCTTCGCCGGCTTCTTCATGGCATTGACCTATTCCCTGGATGACTTCGCCGTGACCTTCTTCGTCACCGGGAACGGGTTCTCGACGCTTTCCGTGGAAATATACTCGCGCGCCCGTCAAGGGGTCTCGCTGTCGATCAACGCGCTGTCCACGCTGCTATTCTTATTTACGATCGTACTGGTGATCGGCTATTACTTCATTAACCGGCGGAACAGCCGGCCGGCCGCCAAAGAAGGGGGGAGATAA
- a CDS encoding ABC transporter permease, whose product MVNRTRNLYLVPYITWIALFVVAPIVLIVYYSFFDVEGQFTLGNYVKFFTPVYMKMTLSSFWYALLITVFSLLVAYPTAYLLTRTKHKQLWLLLIILPSWINLLLKAYAFIGLFGTYGFANAVLEMVGIGTQQILFTDFSFIFVSVYIFIPFMVLPIYNALEELNPSLVYASRDLGASSWTTFRRVIFPLTIDGVKAGCQAVFIPALSLFMITRLIAGNRVITLGTAIEQHFLVTQDWGMGATIAVFLIIAMAIIMILTGNRR is encoded by the coding sequence ATGGTGAATAGAACGCGCAATCTGTACCTCGTTCCGTACATAACATGGATCGCGCTGTTTGTCGTCGCGCCGATCGTGCTTATCGTCTATTATTCGTTCTTCGATGTCGAAGGGCAGTTTACGCTGGGCAATTACGTCAAATTTTTCACGCCCGTTTATATGAAGATGACGCTCAGCTCCTTCTGGTATGCGCTGCTCATTACGGTGTTCTCCCTGCTGGTCGCTTATCCGACGGCGTATTTGCTGACGCGGACGAAGCATAAGCAGCTGTGGCTGCTGCTTATCATCCTGCCGAGCTGGATCAACCTGCTGCTTAAGGCGTACGCTTTTATCGGCTTGTTCGGCACCTACGGATTCGCCAACGCGGTGCTGGAGATGGTAGGCATCGGCACGCAGCAAATTTTGTTTACCGATTTCAGCTTTATTTTCGTGTCGGTATATATCTTTATCCCGTTCATGGTGCTGCCCATCTATAATGCGCTGGAGGAGCTGAATCCGTCGCTCGTATATGCGTCCCGCGATTTGGGCGCGTCCTCGTGGACGACGTTCCGCCGCGTTATTTTTCCGCTTACGATCGACGGGGTGAAGGCAGGCTGCCAGGCGGTATTTATTCCTGCACTTTCGTTATTCATGATTACGCGGCTCATTGCCGGCAACCGCGTCATTACGCTGGGTACCGCCATCGAGCAGCATTTTCTCGTCACGCAGGATTGGGGCATGGGGGCGACGATCGCCGTCTTCCTGATCATCGCGATGGCGATTATTATGATTTTAACCGGGAATCGGAGGTAA
- a CDS encoding ABC transporter ATP-binding protein yields the protein MTDQTIIRFDRVTKQYDNDSPVLNDVSFEIERGKFYTLLGPSGCGKTTILRLIAGFIEPSKGNIYFNGHIINNVPANKRQVNTVFQDYALFPHLNVFENVAFGLRVKKLGKADINAKVNEALRFVNLDGYGSREITEMSGGQRQRVAIARAIVNEPEIILLDEPLSALDLKLRTEMQYELRELQRRLGITFIFVTHDQEEALAMSDEIFVLHEGKIQQSGTPIDIYDEPINRFVADFVGESNIIPGRMTQDFVVEFAGKSFECVDQGLNPNEPVELVIRPEDLEITTHSQGKLQIRVESQLFRGVHYEILGFDAEGNKWLVHSTKRAVVGEEIGLDFDPEAIHVMRFNETEEEFDKRLESYSEVGAPHGE from the coding sequence ATGACGGATCAAACGATCATCCGCTTCGATCGGGTGACCAAGCAATACGATAACGACTCGCCGGTATTGAACGATGTCAGCTTCGAGATCGAGCGCGGGAAGTTCTACACGCTGCTCGGCCCTTCCGGCTGCGGCAAGACGACCATCCTTCGTTTAATCGCCGGCTTTATCGAGCCGTCGAAGGGGAATATCTACTTCAACGGCCATATCATTAATAACGTTCCCGCCAACAAGCGGCAGGTAAACACGGTGTTCCAGGACTACGCCCTGTTCCCGCATCTGAATGTGTTCGAGAATGTTGCCTTCGGCCTGCGCGTCAAGAAGCTCGGCAAGGCCGACATCAACGCCAAAGTGAACGAAGCGCTCCGTTTCGTCAACCTTGACGGCTACGGGAGCCGAGAGATTACGGAGATGTCCGGCGGCCAGCGCCAACGCGTGGCCATTGCCAGAGCGATCGTGAACGAACCGGAGATCATTCTGCTTGACGAACCGCTGTCCGCGCTCGATCTTAAGCTGCGCACGGAGATGCAGTACGAGCTGCGCGAGCTGCAGCGCCGCCTGGGGATTACGTTCATCTTCGTCACCCACGATCAGGAGGAAGCGCTGGCGATGTCGGACGAAATTTTCGTCCTTCATGAAGGCAAGATTCAGCAGAGCGGAACGCCGATCGATATTTATGACGAGCCGATCAACCGCTTCGTGGCGGATTTCGTCGGCGAGTCGAATATTATTCCGGGACGGATGACCCAGGACTTCGTCGTGGAATTTGCCGGCAAGTCCTTCGAATGCGTCGATCAGGGGCTTAATCCGAATGAGCCGGTCGAGCTTGTCATCCGTCCGGAGGATCTGGAGATTACGACGCACAGCCAAGGCAAACTCCAAATCAGGGTAGAGTCTCAATTGTTCCGCGGCGTTCATTATGAAATTCTCGGATTCGATGCCGAAGGGAATAAGTGGCTCGTTCATTCGACGAAGCGGGCTGTCGTGGGCGAGGAAATCGGTCTCGATTTTGACCCGGAAGCGATTCATGTGATGCGCTTTAACGAGACGGAGGAAGAGTTCGATAAGCGGCTGGAGTCGTACAGCGAGGTCGGTGCGCCGCATGGTGAATAG
- a CDS encoding glycoside hydrolase family 10 protein, with protein MIKFRKRVLPFIGLALALMVPVASVPAAVAVESGASPYLVLPDSSRLPIGAVNADRVPDGIALYTGSNETDYTAPFGEGTTEFIVSEGIVLEINRAGAQGTYIPFNNYVISASGSAKAQLQALEVGDTVALENVAIDREPSRYAVIADERITITKTNAFRGEGDIVLYDSDFGPYTNTNEWGLELVIENGFITGIARFDTRTPNKSAIPEGGAVLSVQAGSPSFAGLNAKIGSGTIREGDAVRLVVRQETHLASKTGFDALDPKTKADNPGGWDEANGRPYDGFRGADQLIVYTSSYGQATTGTNPWGYEVVVDENNQIVAAGGNNTAIPENGYVLSGHGVKAEWLKSYAKFSATVMLDRIDKELIVALTPQSYLKRAEFRIDTVKRMLVESKASFLDVPYAEIERKISQAEGIRETIQALIEDRSYDEMASKTAELDTLIDEIGNLNLESRKVEHRAIWIRPLETSAAEVREHLTKIAEANLNQVYVETWWNGYTIYPSDNPLAPHNPIYKGFDVLGSYLDIAEELGLEVHAWVENAFLEGNKLEEKPEWSMIRRDGADYWQIDGHTFYWINPALPDVRQFITELYADMVSRYPVDGLHLDYIRYPDNYGTEIDYGYDEYTRTQFMHAYKTDIDPIGLYPGDELWPEWQQFRMNIITDFVSNLVPRMKAIRPELSVSAAVYSDFYKQPTYKLQEAGLWLQRGYLDNVFPMSYKLDAPAVVHDAEETLKLAGDKSFVTMGLGPQARVAKPVIVQQAALTQKLGTSGSAYFEFLSYFGDRYDEPLKQGLYRDKAIVPFSRPGLSVKTLLADLSRKIDAIYVPGGGMQDGSRYKKMLKPLINRLQENKTIDQRAAKLDRELAQIVEALDGDSSVEAQVKARMKTDLEYARQIIRIYNSKHGK; from the coding sequence ATGATAAAGTTCAGAAAAAGGGTTCTGCCGTTCATAGGTCTGGCGTTGGCGCTCATGGTTCCGGTTGCTTCGGTGCCGGCCGCCGTAGCGGTTGAAAGCGGGGCAAGCCCCTACCTGGTGCTGCCGGACAGCAGCCGGCTGCCGATCGGGGCGGTGAACGCCGACCGCGTCCCGGATGGGATCGCGTTGTATACCGGAAGCAATGAAACGGACTACACGGCTCCTTTCGGCGAGGGGACGACGGAATTCATCGTATCGGAGGGGATCGTTCTGGAAATTAACCGGGCCGGCGCTCAAGGGACCTATATCCCGTTCAACAATTACGTCATCTCCGCTTCGGGATCGGCCAAGGCGCAGCTGCAGGCGCTTGAGGTGGGCGACACGGTCGCGCTGGAGAACGTCGCGATCGACCGGGAGCCAAGCCGGTATGCGGTCATTGCCGATGAACGGATCACGATCACGAAGACGAATGCCTTCCGGGGCGAAGGCGACATCGTGCTCTACGACTCTGACTTTGGACCGTACACGAATACGAACGAATGGGGGCTGGAGCTTGTCATCGAGAACGGCTTCATAACCGGCATTGCGCGGTTCGATACGAGGACGCCTAATAAATCGGCCATTCCCGAAGGGGGCGCCGTGCTCTCCGTGCAAGCCGGCTCGCCTTCATTCGCAGGGCTGAACGCCAAGATCGGAAGCGGGACGATTCGTGAGGGAGACGCGGTCCGGCTCGTAGTCAGACAGGAGACTCATCTGGCGAGCAAGACCGGATTCGATGCCCTGGATCCGAAGACGAAGGCGGATAACCCGGGCGGATGGGACGAGGCGAACGGCAGGCCTTACGACGGGTTTCGCGGCGCGGATCAGCTGATCGTGTATACCTCTTCATATGGCCAAGCCACGACAGGCACCAACCCTTGGGGGTATGAAGTCGTCGTGGACGAGAACAACCAGATCGTCGCGGCAGGCGGCAACAATACGGCAATTCCGGAGAATGGCTATGTGCTCTCCGGTCATGGCGTCAAGGCAGAATGGTTGAAGAGCTATGCCAAATTCAGCGCCACCGTGATGCTAGACCGCATCGATAAAGAACTGATCGTCGCTCTGACCCCGCAATCCTATCTCAAGCGCGCTGAATTCCGGATCGATACCGTCAAACGGATGCTGGTGGAATCAAAGGCGTCATTCCTGGATGTCCCCTATGCCGAAATTGAGCGGAAGATCAGTCAGGCGGAAGGAATCAGGGAAACGATCCAGGCGCTGATCGAGGACCGATCCTACGACGAAATGGCGAGCAAGACCGCAGAGCTCGACACCTTGATCGACGAGATCGGGAATTTGAATTTGGAATCGCGCAAAGTGGAGCACCGCGCCATCTGGATCCGTCCGCTCGAGACTAGCGCCGCGGAGGTCCGGGAGCATCTGACGAAGATCGCGGAGGCGAATCTGAATCAGGTTTATGTCGAAACGTGGTGGAACGGATATACCATCTACCCGTCCGATAATCCGCTTGCTCCGCATAATCCGATCTATAAGGGCTTCGATGTGCTCGGCTCCTATCTCGACATTGCCGAGGAGCTCGGCCTGGAGGTTCACGCCTGGGTCGAGAACGCCTTCCTGGAAGGCAATAAGCTGGAGGAAAAACCGGAATGGTCGATGATCCGCCGCGATGGCGCGGACTACTGGCAAATCGACGGCCACACGTTCTATTGGATCAATCCCGCGCTGCCGGACGTGAGGCAATTTATAACGGAGCTCTACGCTGATATGGTCAGCCGTTACCCGGTCGACGGCCTGCATCTGGATTACATCCGGTATCCGGACAACTACGGGACGGAAATCGACTATGGCTACGACGAATACACCCGTACGCAGTTCATGCATGCGTATAAGACAGATATCGATCCGATCGGTTTATACCCGGGGGATGAATTGTGGCCGGAATGGCAGCAATTCCGGATGAATATAATTACGGACTTCGTCAGCAATCTTGTTCCGCGAATGAAAGCGATCCGTCCGGAGCTGTCGGTCAGCGCTGCCGTGTACTCGGATTTCTACAAACAGCCGACATACAAGCTGCAGGAAGCCGGTCTTTGGCTGCAGCGCGGCTATCTGGACAATGTGTTCCCGATGTCGTACAAGCTGGATGCGCCCGCCGTCGTTCACGATGCCGAAGAAACATTGAAGCTCGCCGGCGATAAATCGTTTGTCACGATGGGCTTGGGACCGCAGGCCAGAGTCGCGAAGCCGGTCATCGTGCAGCAGGCCGCGCTTACTCAGAAGCTGGGCACTTCGGGCAGCGCCTACTTCGAATTCTTGTCGTATTTCGGCGACCGGTACGATGAGCCGCTCAAGCAGGGGCTATACCGCGACAAGGCGATCGTGCCGTTCAGCCGGCCGGGCTTGTCCGTAAAGACGCTGCTTGCGGACTTGTCACGCAAGATCGACGCAATCTACGTACCGGGCGGAGGCATGCAAGACGGCAGCCGGTATAAGAAAATGCTGAAGCCGCTGATCAACCGTCTTCAAGAGAACAAGACGATCGATCAGCGTGCGGCCAAGCTCGATCGCGAGCTGGCGCAAATCGTGGAAGCATTGGATGGCGATTCATCCGTCGAGGCACAGGTGAAAGCGCGCATGAAGACCGATTTGGAGTATGCGCGGCAAATCATTCGTATCTACAATAGCAAGCACGGCAAATAG
- a CDS encoding dihydrodipicolinate synthase family protein, with protein sequence MRISVDRSKFEGVFSLLLTPFLKSGAVDWKTYERYVDWQLAKRPHGLFAVCGSSDMKWLTLEERLELARIAVKRAGDVPVAATGNLLPDPADHRDEVRRMAETGVAAVVLVPPPGMGTDQKRLGQHFAVLAEEAGCPVIVYEWPMVQPYLLDAGIYGELVQQQGLIGIKDTTCTMEGIAAKIEAAPESVVYQANHPFMLDAIRKGARGIMAISTAANADLVIDFWNSAVAGDAAAVEKHRTLVMLDNVLTHQGGYNATAKLLANLQGMEMELVCRNPIVLRDETIKVVELFHEMVYQIPNAVK encoded by the coding sequence ATGCGCATATCGGTAGATCGGTCAAAATTCGAAGGTGTGTTTTCACTGCTGCTGACGCCGTTTCTAAAGAGCGGAGCGGTCGATTGGAAGACCTATGAGAGGTATGTGGATTGGCAATTGGCGAAGCGGCCTCACGGGCTGTTTGCGGTATGCGGTTCCAGCGACATGAAATGGTTAACGCTGGAGGAGCGTCTGGAATTGGCGAGAATTGCGGTGAAGCGAGCAGGGGACGTGCCTGTAGCGGCCACGGGCAATTTGCTGCCCGATCCGGCGGATCATCGGGATGAAGTGCGCCGGATGGCCGAAACGGGGGTGGCGGCTGTCGTCCTCGTGCCTCCGCCGGGTATGGGAACGGATCAGAAGCGGCTCGGTCAGCATTTTGCCGTGCTGGCGGAGGAGGCCGGCTGTCCGGTCATCGTCTATGAATGGCCAATGGTGCAGCCATACCTGCTGGATGCCGGCATATATGGCGAACTGGTGCAGCAGCAGGGACTGATCGGTATTAAGGATACGACCTGCACCATGGAGGGCATTGCCGCGAAGATTGAAGCCGCTCCGGAGAGCGTGGTTTACCAGGCCAATCATCCGTTCATGCTGGATGCGATCCGCAAGGGAGCAAGGGGCATTATGGCGATATCTACGGCAGCCAACGCGGATCTTGTGATCGATTTCTGGAACAGCGCGGTCGCCGGCGACGCCGCGGCGGTGGAGAAGCATCGGACGCTGGTAATGCTGGACAATGTTCTTACCCATCAAGGCGGCTATAATGCGACGGCCAAGCTGCTGGCTAACCTGCAGGGAATGGAGATGGAGCTCGTATGCCGAAATCCCATCGTCCTCCGCGATGAAACGATCAAAGTGGTCGAGCTGTTTCATGAGATGGTTTATCAAATCCCGAACGCGGTTAAATGA